CTTCCCCTATACAAACANNNNNNNNNNNNNNNNNNNNNNNNNNNNNNNNNNNNNNNNNNNNNNNNNNAATCGATAGCATATTGAactatgaaatttataaaatctggAAACGAAATTCGTTACAATATACGCCTGTTGGCTGTATCTTAGTACTCTTTTCTTGTTTACAATACACGTGCCTTATATATTGATAGTAAATTACGGgtgaaaatgattatatttttggtatttttcgtGTTGGAAATcagtattattacaatttggTAGGTAACTGATATAGACATTCAAATACGAATATTACcgttttatttaggtactatatgtCAAATTATACGTTCAACTAGGTATAACTAGTGTTAAATTATGGACATTGCGTAAACGTATTACAGAAATGGCTCGGATTGGTGGAGACTTAGAAAGGCTTTCCAAAAACATTTGAGTAAGGTCCAGTGCATCAAACGGTACGTGGATAGTACGAACACAGTAGTTGGAGAATTTATAGATCGAAGAATAAAACGCGCAGAACTCAGAGACGATTTCGGCCCCGAACTATCCAGGCTCTTCCTAGaacgtaattttttatttttgacagaaACATGACATGTtttgctgtataatattataatatgtacctacctatatcaacgaaactattaaattcaaacaatGTCAACAGTGACGTACTATGTCGCCTTCGACGAGCGACTACAGCGGTTCAAAGACGAAGAATGGGACTCAGATTCGGAGTGTTCGAAACTGATCAAAGCGGCTCATGACATAAACAGTGCGATAATGAAGACCGATAATGGACCACAACTGTGGAGAAAGTTTGACACCCCCatgtataaaagtatacaaaaagGACACGAACAAATTGAAAAGTAGGTCATTTAACGAGTTTAGCTGAGtaatcaatatttacaaaatattatttaattgcttTAACCGATATTCCATTAAATAGCTACTTACTGGTCGttagaaataaaatagttaattaataacgACATGTTTTCAgatcatcaaaaatatttgagtacctaatttttttttttagaattgcgCTTAGAGttgtaaatgaaaaattgatCAGTATTAAAACGACAGACTCCAAAACATCATTGTTGGGAGAATACTTGAGCTCAGACGACACGGACTTCAAAGACGTAATTGGAATGACTGTTGACACTTTGTTAGCGGGAATCGACACGGTAATATAAAAGTttaggtaaatttattttagttaattactGTATGCGGTACCCGATAGAATTATGTTATAAACGAATATAGAAACCATCTTGATTTTAtgctataattgtatatattttgttttcacaaaTTTTACTTTGCAGTTTCAATTTACTTGCCTACAATGGGAATTATAAACaagtgtatttttatacatttataaaattgttgtttttaatcTGCGCTTGTTATTAAATTTCGGATTGATGCGGGCCTCGATTAATATGATGATCATCAAGTTTACCCTACCCAAGATGGGAAACCAGATCTCATAATTTAtcaaccaaaattataattacacgaTTTTGcgccaaaattataattatacaattatatttttacataaatccaGTTAACAATTGATCTGCTAAATAGTGgcttatatttgaataaatctaTGATGgtgcattaaaaataatcatgtacCTAGCAGCCatacttaaaaatttgtttggaaacgtttaactttaatatgatataggaattatacatcttataatatacaaggtcACTGTTCTTCATTCAAATTTAGGGTCACGTCCCTAAAGGAAAGGCGAAGGGGGCGACTGCGCCGTCCATAAGTCGTGAGATGTTCTGTTTTTGctaatagataaatacattttataaatttagtttattgtttgtACACTGATTATACAGAAAGTTGACACAAACATCaaacatataaattttaatataagcatATACCTAGATGTCAAGTTTTTGTTTAGCAAAGCGGTATTCAAGACTAAAATGTTTTCACCCTTCCCATGGAATTGACCTGAAGACACCCCTAGGTCGCGAAACCTACAAAAATACGTAacccattttattttaaaatgaaaaaaaaaataagattataacaatttaaattatgaattcgaataaGTGATGAACAAACATTTATAGTACCTAGATATAAAGACAATTAAAATCGTCGGCCATCGGTTGTCGGCCACGCAACACCCGGATGTGGTAAAAACCAATGAAAATTCTTATAcgaattttactattattattatttttgagtaatcatcgtatgtatattatatgtataattgtaatatgtttatCGGTTTCAGGCGACGTATTCGTGTTGTTTCGGACTGTACCATTTGTCGTCGAACCCGGACGTTAGGGAGAAAATGTTCGATGAGTCGCGTGCCCTGCTACCAGACAACCACACACCAGTCACCGATAGGGTGTTGGAGCGGGCCGTGTACGCGAAAGCGGTCGTCAAGGAGATGTTCCGGATGAATCCGATATCGGTGGGCGTCGGCCGGATACTGCCCGAGGAATGCGTGTTTTCCGGGTACAGAGTCCCGGCAGGAGTAAACgcgaaaaacaatattataaaatatattatatcataaaatatttaggacGTCACCACACTGCACACTCGTCGAGTGTTCGCTAATAACTAGAGTGATAAACTTCACACGAGACGCGGACGATAACTGTTGTAGGTACTCGATCAATAACACTGCTATAATGTTCTCGACCACcgataaaaaattcaattttttttttttaaaacggtataggtat
This portion of the Acyrthosiphon pisum isolate AL4f chromosome A1, pea_aphid_22Mar2018_4r6ur, whole genome shotgun sequence genome encodes:
- the LOC100165806 gene encoding cytochrome P450 302a1, mitochondrial isoform X2 produces the protein MPRVNPCSKSTLFQILRFSSTETTAVKEFNEIPGPTSLPLVGTLYQYLPVFGKYKFDRLHHNGLAKLRQYGPVVREDIVPGVSIVWIFKPEDIETLYRKEGRYPERRSHLALQKYRLSKPDVYNTGGLLPTNGSDWWRLRKAFQKHLSKVQCIKRYVDSTNTVVGEFIDRRIKRAELRDDFGPELSRLFLELTYYVAFDERLQRFKDEEWDSDSECSKLIKAAHDINSAIMKTDNGPQLWRKFDTPMYKSIQKGHEQIEKIALRVVNEKLISIKTTDSKTSLLGEYLSSDDTDFKDVIGMTVDTLLAGIDTATYSCCFGLYHLSSNPDVREKMFDESRALLPDNHTPVTDRVLERAVYAKAVVKEMFRMNPISVGVGRILPEECVFSGYRVPAGTVVVTQNQVSCRLEEYFRRPNEFLPERWIKGSAEYEPVSPYLVLPFGHGPRTCIARRLSEQFLQVVLIKIVRNFEMTWTGPKLDSESLLINKPDGPISIIFKTRD
- the LOC100165806 gene encoding cytochrome P450 302a1, mitochondrial isoform X3, yielding MYYPFRQNNRNTEFTVLGTPRLKHYNKTMPRVNPCSKSTLFQILRFSSTETTAVKEFNEIPGPTSLPLVGTLYQYLPVFGKYKFDRLHHNGLAKLRQYGPVVREDIVPGVSIVWIFKPEDIETLYRKEGRYPERRSHLALQKYRLSKPDVYNTGGLLPTNGSDWWRLRKAFQKHLSKVQCIKRYVDSTNTVVGEFIDRRIKRAELRDDFGPELSRLFLELTYYVAFDERLQRFKDEEWDSDSECSKLIKAAHDINSAIMKTDNGPQLWRKFDTPMYKSIQKGHEQIEKIALRVVNEKLISIKTTDSKTSLLGEYLSSDDTDFKDVIGMTVDTLLAGIDTATYSCCFGLYHLSSNPDVREKMFDESRALLPDNHTPVTDRVLERAVYAKAVVKEMFRMNPISVGVGRILPEECVFSGRSSSRKTR